From Camelina sativa cultivar DH55 chromosome 20, Cs, whole genome shotgun sequence, the proteins below share one genomic window:
- the LOC104771331 gene encoding glycine-rich RNA-binding protein 8-like — translation MRDAIEEMNGKELNGRTIIVNEAQSRGSGGGRGGRGGGSGGYRSGGGYERCSGGYGSGGGGSGRGGYGGCREGSNGYGGGDGGYGGSGDGGKGW, via the coding sequence ATGAGAGATGCTATTGAAGAGATGAACGGGAAAGAGCTTAATGGCCGTACCATCATTGTGAATGAGGCTCAATCCAGAGGAAGCGGCGGTGGTAGAGGAGGCCGTGGTGGCGGCAGTGGTGGTTACCGTAGCGGTGGTGGTTACGAGAGATGTAGCGGTGGTTACGGATCTGGTGGAGGCGGCAGTGGCCGAGGTGGATACGGTGGTTGCCGTGAAGGCAGTAACGGTTACGGAGGAGGTGATGGTGGCTACGGAGGAAGCGGTGATGGTGGCAAAGGCTGGTAA